From Citricoccus sp. SGAir0253, a single genomic window includes:
- a CDS encoding sodium:alanine symporter family protein: protein MEQLETTLGDIGSFVWGPFFLIPLLLGTGLYLSIRLGFLQFHKLFPAINLGIIRRRDDSEEGDISQFQALTTALAATVGTGNIVGVATAIGIGGPGALFWMWVTGLLGMASKYSEAYLAVRFRTTDEAGDKSGGPQYYLQKAIRGPLGKVLALSFAVFAFLASFGIGNMTQANSIAANVEESFGLLPWITGIILTVLTLLVLVGGIKSIGRVTSTFVPIMIVFYVAAALYILIANIGGIPQAFALIFTDAFTGTAATGGFVGSALIIAIQYGVARGVFSNESGMGSAAIAAAAAQTTHPVRQGLVSMTQTFIDTIIVVTCTGLVIITTGTWSQVDETGQQVSAALMTGEAFSTGLPGQWGHWIVTIGLVMFAFSTILGWSYYGERNVERLFGQRLVMPYRVVFSLVVFIGSTIPLAVVWNFSDIMNGLMALPNLIGLLILSGLIARETKHYLRHDPKLVATAAEIEAFMVDRPGWADWKSGNVVGSSRTHTGRSLDPRRVHDKDLSDRSTDAV, encoded by the coding sequence ATGGAACAACTGGAAACAACACTGGGGGACATCGGCTCCTTCGTCTGGGGGCCGTTCTTCCTCATCCCCCTGCTGCTCGGCACGGGCCTCTACCTCTCGATCCGGCTGGGGTTCCTCCAGTTCCACAAGCTCTTCCCCGCGATCAACCTCGGGATCATCCGCCGGCGCGATGACTCGGAGGAGGGGGACATCTCCCAGTTCCAGGCCCTGACCACGGCCCTGGCCGCCACGGTCGGCACCGGCAACATCGTCGGCGTGGCCACCGCGATCGGCATCGGCGGACCGGGCGCCCTGTTCTGGATGTGGGTCACCGGCCTGCTGGGCATGGCCTCGAAGTACTCCGAGGCCTACCTCGCCGTGCGGTTCCGCACCACGGACGAGGCCGGGGACAAGTCCGGCGGCCCGCAGTACTACCTGCAGAAGGCCATCCGCGGGCCGCTCGGGAAGGTCCTGGCGCTGTCCTTCGCCGTCTTCGCCTTCCTCGCCTCGTTCGGCATCGGCAACATGACCCAGGCCAACTCGATCGCCGCCAACGTCGAGGAGTCCTTCGGCCTGCTGCCGTGGATCACCGGCATCATCCTGACCGTGCTGACCCTGCTCGTGCTCGTGGGCGGCATCAAGTCCATCGGCCGCGTCACCTCCACGTTCGTGCCGATCATGATCGTCTTCTACGTCGCCGCGGCCCTCTACATCCTCATCGCCAACATCGGCGGCATCCCGCAGGCCTTCGCCCTGATCTTCACGGACGCCTTCACCGGCACCGCGGCCACCGGCGGCTTCGTCGGCTCGGCCCTGATCATCGCCATCCAGTACGGCGTGGCCCGCGGCGTGTTCTCCAACGAGTCCGGCATGGGCTCGGCGGCCATCGCCGCGGCCGCCGCCCAGACCACCCACCCGGTCCGCCAGGGCCTGGTGTCCATGACCCAGACCTTCATCGACACCATCATCGTGGTGACCTGCACCGGCCTGGTCATCATCACCACGGGCACCTGGAGCCAGGTCGACGAGACGGGGCAGCAGGTCTCGGCCGCGCTGATGACCGGTGAGGCGTTCTCCACCGGCCTGCCCGGCCAGTGGGGCCACTGGATCGTCACCATCGGCCTGGTGATGTTCGCCTTCTCCACCATCCTCGGCTGGTCCTACTACGGCGAGCGCAACGTCGAGCGGCTGTTCGGCCAGCGGCTCGTGATGCCCTACCGCGTGGTGTTCTCGCTCGTGGTCTTCATCGGCAGCACCATCCCGCTGGCCGTGGTGTGGAACTTCTCGGACATCATGAACGGCCTGATGGCCCTGCCGAACCTCATCGGCCTGCTCATCCTCTCCGGGCTGATCGCCCGGGAGACCAAGCACTACCTGAGGCACGACCCGAAGCTCGTGGCCACCGCGGCCGAGATCGAGGCGTTCATGGTGGACCGCCCGGGCTGGGCGGACTGGAAGTCGGGCAACGTGGTGGGCTCCTCGCGCACGCACACCGGCCGGTCGCTGGACCCCAGGCGCGTCCATGACAAGGACCTGAGCGACCGCAGCACCGACGCGGTCTGA
- a CDS encoding polyribonucleotide nucleotidyltransferase: MEGPEIKFAEAVIDNGAYGQRVVRFETGRLAQQAAGAAMVYIDEETSMLSATTVGKSPREGFDFFPLTVDVEERMYAAGRIPGSFFRREGRPTTDAILTCRLIDRPLRPAFTKGIRNEVQVVVTVTSIAPDEIYDTVAINAASMSTQLSGLPFSGPIGGVRVALVDDGAGNRQWVAFPKHSQLENAVFNMAVAGRVAGDDIAVMMVEAEATPGAWGLIKDQGATAPTEQVVAEGLEAAKPFIKALCEAQADLAARAAKAPVDVPVFKDYEDDAYAAVEQFASARLAEIYSIADKQERQAASDAYHAEVLEALAGEGTEFEARRGEIAKAFGSVTKQVVRQRILTEQVRIDGRGLTDIRKLTAEVEVLPRVHGSAIFERGETQIMGVTTLNMLKMEQQIDSLAPETSKRYIHHYNFPPYSTGETGRVGSPKRREIGHGALAERAMVPVLPSREEFPYAIRQVSEALGSNGSTSMGSVCASTLSLLNAGVPLKAPVAGIAMGLVSDTVDGQTRYAALTDILGAEDAFGDMDFKVAGTAEFVTAIQLDTKLDGIPASVLAAALTQAREARLHILGVLNAAIDAPDEMSQYAPRIIAIKIPVDKIGAVIGPKGAMINQIQDDTGADISIEDDGTVLIGATEGSQAEAARSAINAIANPQVPEVGERYLGTVVKLTTFGAFVSLTPGKDGLLHISELRKINEGKRVEDVEDVVEVGQKIQVEITKIDDRGKLSLAPVVAEGEGAAEDGAASEDAAEESAQQG; this comes from the coding sequence CACCACCGTCGGCAAGTCGCCCCGCGAGGGCTTCGACTTCTTCCCGCTGACCGTGGACGTCGAGGAGCGGATGTACGCCGCCGGCCGCATCCCCGGCTCGTTCTTCCGCCGCGAGGGCCGCCCGACCACGGACGCCATCCTCACCTGCCGCCTGATCGACCGCCCGCTGCGCCCGGCCTTCACCAAGGGCATCCGCAACGAGGTCCAGGTCGTCGTGACCGTCACCTCGATCGCCCCGGACGAGATCTACGACACCGTGGCCATCAACGCCGCGTCCATGTCCACCCAGCTCTCCGGCCTGCCGTTCTCCGGCCCGATCGGCGGCGTGCGCGTCGCCCTCGTGGACGACGGCGCCGGCAACCGCCAGTGGGTGGCGTTCCCCAAGCACTCGCAGCTGGAGAACGCCGTGTTCAACATGGCCGTGGCCGGCCGCGTGGCCGGTGACGACATCGCCGTCATGATGGTCGAGGCCGAGGCCACCCCGGGTGCCTGGGGCCTGATCAAGGACCAGGGCGCCACCGCCCCGACCGAGCAGGTCGTGGCCGAGGGCCTCGAGGCCGCCAAGCCGTTCATCAAGGCCCTGTGCGAGGCCCAGGCCGACCTGGCCGCCCGCGCCGCCAAGGCCCCCGTGGACGTCCCGGTCTTCAAGGACTACGAGGACGACGCCTACGCCGCCGTCGAGCAGTTCGCCTCCGCCCGGCTGGCCGAGATCTACTCGATCGCGGACAAGCAGGAGCGCCAGGCCGCCTCGGACGCGTACCACGCCGAGGTCCTCGAGGCCCTGGCCGGCGAGGGCACCGAGTTCGAGGCCCGCCGCGGCGAGATCGCCAAGGCCTTCGGCTCCGTCACCAAGCAGGTCGTGCGCCAGCGCATCCTCACGGAGCAGGTCCGCATCGACGGCCGCGGCCTGACGGACATCCGCAAGCTGACCGCCGAGGTCGAGGTCCTGCCGCGCGTGCACGGCTCCGCCATCTTCGAGCGCGGCGAGACCCAGATCATGGGCGTCACCACGCTGAACATGCTCAAGATGGAGCAGCAGATCGACTCGCTGGCCCCGGAGACGTCGAAGCGGTACATCCACCACTACAACTTCCCGCCGTACTCCACCGGCGAGACCGGCCGTGTCGGCTCGCCCAAGCGCCGCGAGATCGGCCACGGCGCCCTGGCCGAGCGCGCGATGGTGCCCGTGCTGCCCTCGCGCGAGGAGTTCCCCTACGCGATCCGCCAGGTCTCCGAGGCCCTCGGCTCCAACGGCTCCACCTCGATGGGCTCGGTCTGCGCCTCGACGCTGTCCCTGCTCAACGCCGGCGTGCCGCTCAAGGCCCCCGTGGCCGGCATCGCCATGGGCCTGGTGTCCGACACCGTGGACGGCCAGACCCGCTACGCGGCGCTGACCGACATCCTCGGGGCCGAGGACGCGTTCGGCGACATGGACTTCAAGGTGGCCGGCACCGCCGAGTTCGTCACCGCGATCCAGCTGGACACCAAGCTGGACGGCATCCCGGCCTCCGTGCTGGCCGCCGCCCTGACGCAGGCCCGCGAGGCGCGCCTGCACATCCTGGGCGTCCTGAACGCCGCGATCGACGCCCCGGACGAGATGAGCCAGTACGCCCCGCGCATCATCGCCATCAAGATCCCGGTGGACAAGATCGGCGCGGTCATCGGCCCCAAGGGCGCCATGATCAACCAGATCCAGGACGACACCGGCGCGGACATCTCCATCGAGGACGACGGCACCGTGCTGATCGGCGCCACCGAGGGCTCCCAGGCCGAGGCCGCGCGCTCGGCGATCAACGCGATCGCCAACCCGCAGGTCCCCGAGGTCGGCGAGCGCTACCTCGGCACCGTGGTGAAGCTGACCACGTTCGGCGCCTTCGTGTCCCTGACCCCGGGCAAGGACGGCCTGCTGCACATCTCCGAGCTGCGCAAGATCAACGAGGGCAAGCGCGTCGAGGACGTCGAGGACGTCGTCGAGGTCGGCCAGAAGATCCAGGTCGAGATCACCAAGATCGACGACCGCGGCAAGCTGTCCCTGGCCCCCGTGGTCGCGGAGGGCGAGGGCGCCGCCGAGGACGGGGCCGCGTCCGAGGACGCCGCCGAGGAGTCCGCCCAGCAGGGCTGA
- a CDS encoding pitrilysin family protein, giving the protein MSPTIPIPADLTGTIQDAGHGSVVRRSVLPGGVRVLTESMPEQRSVTIGFWIAVGSRDEAEGGFGSTHFLEHLLFKGTPSRSAMDIATAFDRVGGESNAATAKESTCYHARVLDTDLPMAIEVITDMVTSALIDPGELETERGVILEELAMDADDPVDTAHEALAARLLDGHPLGRPIGGTPEAIRAVTRERVVDHYRRWYRPDELVVTAAGGLDHDEVCRLVLESLERSGWDLPEGASPAPRRSHVYTGAGLADGVHRLARPVEQASVLVGGRSVHTLDPDRFALAIMNSALGGGMSSRLFQEVREKRGLAYNTYSFSAAYSDVGYYGLYAGCSPSRAGTVADLMTAELERLAEHGITDEELDRARGQLSGGTVLGLEDTGSRMSRLGRAELVTGEFVDLDGALERLRGVTGQQVRAVARRLAASPRATVVVGPDGGDRHVA; this is encoded by the coding sequence ATGAGTCCCACCATCCCGATCCCCGCCGACCTCACCGGAACGATCCAGGACGCCGGGCACGGCTCGGTCGTGCGCCGGTCCGTGCTGCCCGGCGGCGTCCGCGTGCTCACCGAGTCGATGCCGGAGCAGCGCTCGGTGACCATCGGCTTCTGGATCGCGGTGGGCTCCCGGGACGAGGCGGAGGGCGGCTTCGGCTCCACCCACTTCCTCGAGCACCTGCTCTTCAAGGGCACCCCGAGCCGGTCGGCGATGGACATCGCCACGGCGTTCGACCGCGTCGGCGGCGAGTCCAACGCCGCCACCGCCAAGGAGTCGACGTGCTACCACGCCCGCGTGCTGGACACCGACCTGCCGATGGCCATCGAGGTCATCACGGACATGGTGACCTCCGCCCTGATCGACCCCGGGGAGCTGGAGACCGAGCGCGGGGTGATCCTCGAGGAACTGGCCATGGACGCCGACGACCCCGTGGACACCGCCCACGAGGCCCTGGCCGCCCGGCTGCTGGACGGCCACCCCCTCGGACGCCCCATCGGCGGCACGCCGGAGGCGATCCGGGCGGTCACCCGCGAGCGCGTCGTCGATCACTACCGCCGCTGGTACCGGCCGGACGAGCTCGTCGTGACGGCGGCCGGCGGACTGGACCACGACGAGGTCTGCCGGCTCGTCCTGGAGTCCCTCGAGCGCTCCGGCTGGGACCTGCCCGAGGGGGCCTCACCGGCGCCGCGGCGCAGCCACGTCTACACGGGGGCGGGCCTCGCGGACGGCGTCCACCGGCTGGCCCGGCCGGTGGAGCAGGCCTCCGTGCTCGTCGGCGGCCGCTCCGTCCACACGCTGGACCCGGACCGCTTCGCCCTGGCGATCATGAACTCCGCCCTCGGCGGCGGCATGAGCTCGCGGCTGTTCCAGGAGGTGCGCGAGAAGCGCGGCCTGGCCTACAACACCTACTCGTTCTCGGCGGCCTACTCGGACGTGGGCTACTACGGCCTGTACGCGGGCTGCTCCCCGTCGAGGGCGGGCACCGTGGCGGACCTGATGACGGCCGAGCTGGAGCGGCTGGCCGAGCACGGCATCACGGACGAGGAACTGGACCGCGCCCGCGGCCAGCTCTCCGGGGGCACCGTGCTGGGGCTCGAGGACACCGGCTCGCGGATGTCCCGGCTCGGCCGGGCCGAGCTCGTGACGGGGGAGTTCGTGGACCTCGACGGGGCCCTGGAGAGGCTGCGCGGGGTGACGGGGCAGCAGGTGCGCGCGGTCGCCCGGCGGCTGGCCGCCTCCCCGCGCGCCACCGTCGTCGTCGGACCGGACGGCGGCGACCGGCACGTCGCTTGA